acaaaTTAGCATCAGGAGGGAGTAGAGCTCTCCCATGGACGGGCGCTCCTCCGCACTCAGCCAGCAGAACTGCATCAACTCATACCTGCACAGGAGAGAAATaacacatcaacaaacaaacaaacaaattagcATCAGGAGGGAGTAGAGTTCTCCCATGGACGGGCGCTCCTCCGCACTCAGTCAGCAGAACTGCATCAACTCATACCTGCACAGGAGAGAAATaacacatcaacaaacaaacaaacaaacaaacagcaaacaaaTTAGCATCAGGAGGGAGTAGAGCTCTCCCATGGACAGGCGCTCCTCCGCACTCAACCAGCAGAACTGCATCAATTCATACCTGCACAGGATGAAAACATGGGAGCAAGTGAATGAGCATCAGGGTTCTTGCTAGTGCATGTTGGTGTGTTGTACCTGTCTGCCATTGTGCTATTGTTTGTGCCTATACCCTTATTCTCAACTAGAGTTGTGACACTTTGCTAGTATTTACCTGTggaaaaatgactgaaaaattTTGACATGACCCTctaaactgaccaaaaaatcctttTAAGTACATGTGGCGTAAAAAGAAGCAATTCCCCTCATCGGTACCCCTAGAATTCCTACTTTTCACCCAAgcctacatttttttcaaaatctcttcattgtggaagggccaagacccccccttCCACATCATCCCCTTCCCAACCTTTCTAGTACCATTACACTGTGTCAAAGCTAAAACCATCCTGGCTATAAAACTCTGAAGCCTTATCATATTCATTGCACTACAGTCTACATCTGTGGGGACTAGTCCCCACAGATGTACTGATTGCAAAAAGTTGAGTGGCCCAGgactactgaaatggagatgggcactgccctatggGCCATCAGGCATGGGAAGGACTTTTTTGACAGTCTACATCACATTCATGCACATCCCTTACCATCTGTCTGCATGCAGGATGTCCAGTACAGGCTGTGGCAGTCTTACTGTCTGTTCTGTGATGACCTCCACCAGCACGTCCTGGTCACTCAGGCCAGAGTACGGCTGTCTGCCCAGCTCCAACAACTCCCACAGGCACACTCCAAAGGACCTGGAAAACACATGGCTCTAACGTTAGTagtagtactcaaatcactcaGGCTGTCTGCCCAGTTCTAACAACTCCCACAGGCACACACCAAAGGACCTGGGAAAACACATTGTTCTAACGTTAGTTAACTCAAATCACTCAGGCCAGAGTACGGCTGTCTGCCCAGCTCCAATTATAACTCCACAGGCAGACACCAAAGGACCTACAGTGGAACATGTAGTTTTACAGTCACTCAGACCAGAGTACGACTGTCTGCCCAGCTCCAATAACTCCCACAGACACACAGCAAAGGACCTGGAAAACGCATGGTTCTAAGTTAGAAGTGCTCAAATCACTCAGGCTGTCTGTCCAGCTCCAATAACTcccacagacacacaccaaaggacctactgtaacagtaaaacaTGTGGTTTAAAGTTAGTACTCAGGTCATTTGCAATCAGGTCTAACAACTcccacagacacacaccaaaGGACCCACGGAGAAACATGTCTTGTTCTAAAGTTAGTAAAATCATTCAGGCCAGAGGGCTGTCTGCCCAGTTACAATAACTCCCACAGGCACACACCAAAAGACCAGGGAGACCTCAtatctaaatgtacatgtacatgtatgcataccaTGTACAGCAGTcacgttttcaaaaataaaaaaggTTATCCAATGAAAACACATTCATCATGCAAACTTTCTTAGAACTTAGAACAAGTAGCATTGTATTGCTAATAAACTCTGCACTTTAAAAGGAAGTTACAAGATGATTGTTCCAAAACGTTCCTCCTTTATTTCTCTTCATTCATTTGTACTGGTCACCTGCGTTGTAACTAACCCATGCACAACTAACACAGTCTGATTCTATGGGGCCGAGGAGTACAAAGATGAAGAAACGTTTTTACTATCCAAGGGCAATGAGTAACTGCAATATCAcagattcatattttttttaacttttcctGTTACTCTGTATATGAAATAATATTGTCCTGATGACCTACCAGACGTTGGCCTGTGTGGTGGTGTCCAGCAGGCGGACCTGACCGCCCGACAGCCGCACCGTTTCCGGCGCCATCCACCGGACTGGAACCAGCTCAGTCTGGTTCACAAGAGCATAGTCACCCTGCAGAGGCAAACGTGGATTTAAAACAAATATGTATTCAGGGCTCAAGATGTCATCTGAACTTTAGATTAGTGCAAGGAAACTTGCCAATGTAACCTTCatgttagctacatgtatagcagggttggacaagttttctaaaattcattcagtcctatcgggcaagcacataaaaattttacttgcccgaggcaatttttcacttgcccaaaatttaaatgtcactgttataactaatactagtatatgcattttcactaccagcaatggaattctctgttgaccattgcttgatgtcatgacagtaaaaagtaacaagtatatcaaaattgcactcaatcaatggaaaaatcttacttgcccgattgggcaagtgtaggtcatgcacttgcccaaacagcactttcacttgccctggacaatagggctaatggacttgtccaaccctggtacacgtatgcagaaaaatgtgtTTTGACCCAGGACACATGTATTCCAAAAGGGATATCTCTTGCAGTAAGATTGCTCGTTGTTTTAGTCTTGATAGTCCTGATCTTGACTTGTGCTTGCCTTACTGTTAATACAGATATTTTGCAAATGGATGAAGGTTACCCAAACATGTCAAATGCATTAACcagatattgcaatttgaatgtTGTACTAGAGATACCATGTGCAAGACGTTTTGCTGGGAGTAGCAGGAATCTTTCCTCCTCACCTTGTACCGTTCATGAGACAAGCCGTAGTCTCCAATCTTCACGGTCAGGTCACTGCCGACCATACAGTTTCTCAGGGCCAGGTCACTATAAACAAATAAGTGATGAAACTATCTGACATCATATCAGTGCTCAAAGTCGGAGCTGTGCGACTAATGTGTGAACTGGTGCACCGAGACAGCTGTGTGGGGTTAGGCcgaggaaaaaaatgttgtgtttcctgtttcagtcctgaaaaaattagggtcggtaggtagggattatcttcttttttttcttgtaatttttttttttggctggccaaaactctagagatacatattacaatacagtcgaacaaattaaactgaagtgcatgaggacacttctcttttaatgtcaaactttaattttgtgcacaatagatacatttatccttcattagataggacaagcagtgtttttgcttcaataggaagcaggctcaataaaaattctaactggaaactgtgactcctctgcccacccccaaaaaaagtctagggtcggcaggtttttctagggtaggtagggaaacaggaaacacaacattttttttcctaggccttatgtACATCAAGGTGGACATGCTGGACTACACTGTTGTACACTAGCAatatacagcatattcttgTAATTCAAGTCAGAGAAAATAATACAACCTTTGTTGCATTACTTGTATGCAGTTTTCAACAGTCACTGCTAACTTTAATGGACagctggtacatgtattaagcAATCTCAAGCAAATTAAGCGCAAAATAAATGAAGAAACTAGTAGTTGTGCTACTCTTCCACTGCGACAGAGAAGGTCGACGTTATGTAAAGCATTTACAAGTTCATTGTTCAAGGGAAATCCCGAGCTCTTCTGGACGAGTACAACAGACAGTGGAACATCACTTAATGTCCTGTACTGCAATCCTTTCTTGTAACGGACATGTAGGTTGGGCACTAATGTCTGGGATTCGAACTCATGACATCCTAATCCAGAGGCAgggtcactaaccactggaccacGCATGCTACAATAAGGGATGATGCCGTTTGGTTGAATAAGCATAGTGCCTACTTTACCAGAATGAAGATTAACTAACTTTCAATCAACCTACCCATGAGTGAATCCGTTCTGGTGCATGAAGTGGAGCCCAGCTGACATGTCACACGCCATCCTCAGCAGTGTGCCCTTCTGGGCCAGGGTCTGGGCCTCTCTACGCTGTCGAACCAGGTAACCTTTCAAATCACCCTGGCAGGAAAAAAGAGATACACAATATAAAAGAGATATGCAAAATTTCGCAGAATGCACTGTGTAACTTTGCGGAATGCAATGCAACATTTCACAGAGCACACTGCAAAATTTTGCATAACGCCTTTCAAATTTTGCAGACGGTACTGCGAAATTTTATGTAAGGCCCGGCAGAACACCTCACAGCATAATGGGAAAACACCCCCACAAAAGCTCCTCTACATaagaaatcttatgcaaaaTTCGTTGATGGGCAAGGTACATGTTCTTCTCCTCTACAAAGGCAATTCACAAGAAACTGAGTAAACCAAGAACTGATATGCCATCAGGAAAGGTCAGACTACAATAACCTCCCTGGAGATGTTCCAGTTGTGACCTACCATGGCACAGTACTCCATGATGAGCAGGAACGGCATGGCCTCCAGACACTGTGCCAGAACCACCAACAGGTTTGGGTGCTGGAGCTCCCTGTATGGGTTAACAAACATGGCGTTATAGAGGTTTTTGTATACTTACTTTGTTTCCAATACACAAAGTAAGGcccttaccaacaagcttttgattaATCCTTTGACAGTCCAAGTTAATgcaacaactagagttccacgaaacacatacagttgtgtggctgttttgtacaggttgtatatttagggacacgagccaccaatacctagtaacatgTGACCACAATGATTTGGCCCTActaacattattgtgaaaattacattttaaaaaacCTGCAGTGAATATATGTAACATTTTAATCCAAAGACAGCTGTGTTCATGGACTTGGtatatttacctttctaatcagcatagtcagtggcaacaaacacggcatACTTATGcgtaataagatcagcaaaaaattaaTGCCATCTTAGAGCGGGTACCATCTTAGGACACCTCCCGTCATACATTTAATTGACCACAGTTTGTATAGCCTGGAACACCAGACCTGTTTGGCTGCAGCTCCTGTAGGAAGACAGCCTGCTCCTCAGGACCTGCAGACGTCTTGAGCTGCCGAACGATCACGTGAGACTTCTGCTCACCTGGCATCAACCCGCTCGCCTCGGCTGCAAGCACCTGGAGTCGGGTGTCAACACTCAGGGTCAAGTTTGTACCAATTAgtgtttttttctctatttctgCTTTTGGACagcgaggacaatgtggcactgcactcaagttttgtaacttatatcaacagtgccacatacacggtacagacagaaggtaaaggtagtctttcacctacccgaccgaagtcaggtacccatttttacacccgggtggagtgaggaaggtcgtgtaaagtgcctttcccaagggcacgacGTCCGGGGCACGGCGGGATTGAACTCAGGACTTCTAAATTCTGAGCCGAACGcgctaccagttacgccacgcccgacaaATTAGTGTTTGTAAATGGCTGTATGGCTGGTACAACTGCCCTTCAGTTTAACACACCATGTtctgtatcattctgtacattgtacacatgtaGCTGGTGTAATGCACCAGCTTCTGTAATTATCTATATCTGTGTAGCTGATATAattataactgcccttcagtgtaacaccaCCAGCTTCTTCATCTATATCCGTATAGCTGGTATTTCCCCACCTTTCCAAACCAGCCGTTTCCGATCTCGGCCACATAGCTCAGCTGTGATCGAGGAAAGTTGGTCTTTCTCACACCTGAAAAAGATGATTAAATACATGTTCTCACTGCTTAAATCAACattcaaaaatttgactttaCATGTCAGACTTTTATCAAGGATCGAAAAACACCAATCCAGGCACACAAAAGACTAAAAGACTACATGAGTTGAAAATGATATACCACTGTAATACACTGTTTCTTAGAGAGAAGTTCATGTATGGCTTGCAGGTTTTGTTAACATACATATAGAGAGAAgcatgctgttgttgttgtttttgttgatttaCATACCTCTAGCAGCTACAGGATGAGATCCAAAGGGAGACAGTACGGGGTTGGGGGACTGGGGACCActggaaaataaacaagaaacgTTTTTTTAAGTATCACTATCAGTACCTTCAGGtctttttgtacaaacaaattTTGTTTAATGGCAAGTACTGTTAATGCAGAATTGATGTTTGAAGTGGTTTCATGTTCACGATTTTCGTGGTGGCCATTTCACCACAagcttaaatccaccgcgaacccTTTTCCATCATAATctatagtatgtgactatagtCTATGGTcctaccgcgaactcaaaacgaCCACAAACCTTTCTCCATGATTATAATTtatagtttgtgactacagtctatggcactaccacaaacttaaaaccactgtgaacaccCAATTTTCCCGCTGccacgaaagtaaatccccacaaactgaaatacatttacagtatgctggCAGACCCATAAAGACaggccagggctcgaaataccacctgcatatgcaggttagcgcaggtaaaattggagctgtgcaggtatttctgatgtcttcctgaacctaacctgcactggtccatgtactgggttttatacatacaaaatctaaatgtcctatgatgtaggtgtatatggatggTTATTAGCtgcagataaaatttgtctggtacaggta
This genomic stretch from Branchiostoma floridae strain S238N-H82 chromosome 13, Bfl_VNyyK, whole genome shotgun sequence harbors:
- the LOC118428595 gene encoding serine/threonine-protein kinase LMTK1-like, whose amino-acid sequence is MLDQGSVLAVWVSGAVLLSLVVLTIVCLCCKDRRFKDLNEDVAEVSGSSMSPMSDMFAPMASFTNSPVEIEPLPDITVLSHSGPQSPNPVLSPFGSHPVAARGVRKTNFPRSQLSYVAEIGNGWFGKVLAAEASGLMPGEQKSHVIVRQLKTSAGPEEQAVFLQELQPNRELQHPNLLVVLAQCLEAMPFLLIMEYCAMGDLKGYLVRQRREAQTLAQKGTLLRMACDMSAGLHFMHQNGFTHGDLALRNCMVGSDLTVKIGDYGLSHERYKGDYALVNQTELVPVRWMAPETVRLSGGQVRLLDTTTQANVWSFGVCLWELLELGRQPYSGLSDQDVLVEVITEQTVRLPQPVLDILHADRWYELMQFCWLSAEERPSMGELYSLLSYLRHQKEELDAAEFERKWTTMKPRDTVASLNDSKLALNGSAVSSSPDLVMSHLRGSSHSLNVSVTSQDSRLSGAEDTELLLPSPRK